The following are encoded in a window of Peromyscus maniculatus bairdii isolate BWxNUB_F1_BW_parent chromosome X, HU_Pman_BW_mat_3.1, whole genome shotgun sequence genomic DNA:
- the LOC102919387 gene encoding uncharacterized protein LOC102919387, producing the protein MLSPGADEQQEQQHGGNAMVLKAGEEGGKKGLVQSELAQGELAQGERALGELAPSKPAQEELAQSGLTQEATGVVEEGEKKQEEIEGAHADDGSSGPMDKGIPAEGGHGSGVQQQPQQEAAMPEGTKSLQAGDRLPFQRRTRFTRSQLQDLERLFEETRYPSFQVRKDLARWMGVPEADILDWFRTRRASFKKH; encoded by the exons ATGCTGAGTCCAGGAGCTGATGAGCAACAGGAACAACAGCATG GTGGGAATGCAATGGTCCTgaaggctggagaggaaggaggaaagaaagggcttGTACAGAGCGAGCTTGCTCAGGGTGAGCTTGCTCAGGGCGAACGTGCTCTGGGAGAACTTGCCCCAAGCAAGCCTGCTCAAGAAGAGCTTGCTCAGTCTGGTCTTACTCAGGAAGCCACAGGAGTGGtcgaggagggagaaaagaaacaagaagaaattgAAGGAGCACATGCGGATGATGGTAGTTCTGGCCCCATGGACAAGGGGATCCCTGCAGAAGGTGGTCATGGTAGTGGTGTTCAACAGCAGCCTCAGCAAGAGGCGGCAATGCCTGAGGGCACCAAGAGTCTCCAGGCTGGGGACAGGCTGCCTTTCCAGAGACGCACCAGATTCACCAGGTCTCAGCTGCAGGACCTGGAGCGTCTTTTTGAAGAGACTCGCTACCCCAGCTTCCAAGTAAG GAAGGATCTTGCAAGATGGATGGGTGTGCCGGAAGCAGATATACTg GATTGGTTTAGGACCAGGAGAGCCAGTTTCAAGAAGCACTAG